The proteins below come from a single Leptospirillum ferriphilum genomic window:
- a CDS encoding polysaccharide deacetylase family protein yields MKSPQALVLMYHQIVPEGSPEGWVPSSLADARYGVTLRNFARQMSFLRENGINVVSLDDWIGGQVPGDSSPSPCVIVTFDDGYESDWTLAAPVLESFSVPATFFVSTGYLGSTGMMNEDQLARLAENPLFSIGSHGETHRFLTTLPEESCRLELIRSFARIRSLTGQTAVDLSAPGGRINRAIAALARKAGYRAVLTSKPGILVGAGNLVSIPRLPILNAHSPEEFAELLDPRSWTFRMDRLVRMAKQGLRGLAMGIGFRDRIRT; encoded by the coding sequence ATGAAATCTCCCCAGGCGCTGGTCCTGATGTACCACCAGATCGTTCCGGAAGGCTCCCCCGAAGGATGGGTGCCTTCGTCGCTGGCGGACGCCCGCTACGGAGTGACTCTCCGGAATTTTGCGCGGCAGATGTCCTTTCTCCGGGAAAACGGCATCAATGTCGTCTCCCTTGACGACTGGATCGGAGGACAGGTTCCGGGGGACTCTTCTCCCTCTCCTTGCGTCATTGTGACGTTCGATGACGGCTACGAAAGCGACTGGACTCTTGCCGCTCCGGTTCTGGAGAGTTTTTCCGTTCCGGCGACGTTTTTTGTGTCCACCGGGTATCTCGGTTCGACGGGGATGATGAATGAAGACCAGCTCGCCCGCCTGGCCGAAAATCCGCTTTTTTCGATCGGCTCCCATGGAGAAACCCATCGCTTTCTGACGACTCTTCCGGAAGAATCCTGTCGTCTGGAGCTAATCCGGTCGTTTGCCCGGATCCGGTCCCTGACCGGACAGACGGCCGTGGATCTCTCGGCTCCGGGCGGTCGAATCAACCGGGCCATTGCTGCCCTCGCCCGAAAGGCCGGGTATCGGGCCGTGTTGACGTCGAAGCCGGGGATTCTGGTTGGAGCCGGAAATCTGGTCTCCATCCCGCGGCTTCCCATTCTGAACGCTCATTCTCCGGAGGAATTCGCAGAACTTCTCGACCCCCGGTCCTGGACGTTCCGGATGGACCGGCTGGTGCGGATGGCCAAGCAAGGATTGCGCGGTCTGGCCATGGGAATCGGTTTCCGGGACCGGATCCGCACATGA
- a CDS encoding zf-HC2 domain-containing protein: protein MGRSLMSCKDVSSLIGQSLDGRLPLADRIRIRVHLLFCEACKRFSFQVRFLEKTMEATIRDGPPPESGSPGLSPEARERILGEIRKGKNP, encoded by the coding sequence ATGGGACGATCCCTGATGTCCTGCAAGGATGTGAGCAGTCTGATCGGGCAATCCCTGGACGGTCGCCTGCCCCTTGCGGACAGGATAAGAATCCGGGTGCATCTTCTGTTTTGCGAGGCCTGCAAGCGGTTTTCCTTCCAGGTCCGGTTTCTGGAAAAAACCATGGAGGCGACCATCCGGGACGGTCCGCCTCCGGAAAGCGGAAGCCCCGGCCTGTCCCCGGAGGCCCGCGAACGAATTCTCGGAGAGATTCGAAAAGGAAAAAATCCGTGA
- a CDS encoding type II toxin-antitoxin system VapC family toxin: MKVLLDTHTFLWWIAEDPLLSTGVRELLSDPQTEGFISLASVWEMAIKVSLGKLRVSAPLEKFVPEQLSLNNFQILSIDFRHISRLPSLPFHHRDLFDRLLVTQCLEENMPILSRDPVFGQYGTRQIW; this comes from the coding sequence ATGAAAGTTCTTCTCGATACCCATACGTTTCTCTGGTGGATCGCGGAGGATCCCCTCCTCTCCACCGGGGTCAGGGAACTCCTTTCCGACCCGCAAACGGAAGGGTTTATCAGTCTCGCCAGTGTCTGGGAAATGGCGATCAAGGTCAGCCTGGGAAAACTCCGGGTTTCTGCTCCGCTCGAAAAATTCGTTCCCGAACAGCTGTCCCTTAACAATTTCCAGATTTTGTCCATCGACTTCCGGCATATTTCACGGCTTCCCTCCTTGCCCTTCCATCACAGGGACCTTTTCGACAGATTGCTGGTGACCCAGTGTCTGGAAGAGAACATGCCGATTCTCTCCCGGGATCCGGTTTTTGGCCAGTATGGGACCCGGCAGATCTGGTAA
- a CDS encoding SLBB domain-containing protein produces the protein MRDKDVRRKQRTGWTAAIFGILFLLGVTHLSEEASAAGLYHIGVGDTLSITVWEEPKLNGVFSVLPDGMITMPLLGTFRAAGYTSESLSRHIARRMSAIFRKAPSVTVTIKGMGNNFFYISGAVGKPGVVPFTHNIRLLQAIILAGGATMAAKEDSVVLIRDNKPRTLSIEKLDQGKDLSQNIRILPQDIIIVPVKTEQIYLMGEVAGPGAYYYNKGMTVMQALIQAHGFTQFASLGSVRIIRKQKDGTKKIVHIDINHIENEKKTEAKEYLKPGDLIYVPQRMF, from the coding sequence ATGCGAGACAAAGACGTGCGGAGAAAACAAAGAACGGGATGGACCGCTGCAATTTTCGGAATCCTTTTTCTGCTGGGAGTGACACACTTATCAGAAGAGGCGTCCGCTGCCGGACTCTACCATATCGGTGTGGGAGATACCCTGAGCATTACCGTCTGGGAAGAGCCGAAACTGAACGGAGTGTTCAGCGTCCTGCCCGACGGCATGATCACCATGCCGCTATTGGGCACCTTTCGGGCGGCCGGGTACACGAGTGAAAGCCTGTCCCGCCATATTGCCCGCCGGATGAGCGCCATCTTCCGGAAGGCCCCGTCAGTGACCGTGACGATCAAGGGGATGGGAAACAATTTCTTCTATATTTCCGGGGCGGTCGGAAAGCCGGGAGTGGTTCCCTTCACGCACAACATCCGGCTCCTGCAGGCCATCATTCTGGCCGGCGGGGCGACCATGGCCGCAAAAGAGGATTCCGTCGTCCTGATCCGGGACAACAAACCCAGGACCCTCTCCATCGAAAAGCTCGACCAGGGGAAGGACCTGTCCCAGAACATCCGGATTCTCCCCCAGGACATCATCATCGTGCCGGTCAAGACGGAACAGATCTACCTGATGGGTGAGGTGGCCGGACCGGGCGCCTATTACTACAACAAAGGGATGACAGTCATGCAGGCCCTGATCCAGGCCCACGGTTTCACGCAGTTCGCCTCCCTGGGGTCCGTCCGGATTATTCGCAAGCAGAAGGACGGGACGAAAAAGATTGTCCATATCGACATCAATCACATCGAGAACGAGAAGAAGACCGAAGCCAAGGAATATTTGAAACCGGGAGATCTGATCTATGTGCCCCAGCGGATGTTCTAG
- a CDS encoding polysaccharide biosynthesis tyrosine autokinase encodes MQTLDAKTIIALAWLSLRRHKLIAVVTFFLLLIPVSIVGLMKKPVYVAKATVLIKQNNYASSSLANHLHTPRSLGIQLAILKSQYLAGKVIDNLPERTIKDLEENAEYTDYQSKFINVIRTTLGKSPIIMNPREKAAMELRNARMGFRGAGYGGIIEISGESTDPHVALDLVNGYIDSFKDISSHFALEQQADLDKSLSLQILNARSLLKKSEEDLLDFQNRAEKRGGKHHRVDVSSYLSQESDMLSALRMRKAQLLLTETRSHPDVVAVTQEIREIEKKVGKLHSIAKPGDGSMGVSGSAWESFLESNIKMDKDLLSELEQERSSARIIADSNLENLIVIDPPLLPVKPQMTKGFKIILVGVAGALGGAVAVPFLLVFFRKPIQGETNLKKLSGVPNFANIPRLSSRHIPERNGVRVPRIDQMADKESAWIFEKEFESMFFRLKKTLKLQKGQVLLITSPAPEDGKSVTSLNLALTMARMGHHTTLMDADTIRGRVQQNLRSVNHFQAEEFLPGNDEGPRVIDWNQGNLAVITLEKSPTRFWMEHPEPVLAKWFEILRFQSDFILIDSPPILASTDLLGISSLVDGVLIVARNNVTQERDFLRVESVLKEHHFEIMGTVLNDSTSPHIQYSYGYTPESKKKPRDSSKTSSKTKKKGISG; translated from the coding sequence ATGCAAACGCTCGATGCGAAGACGATCATCGCTCTCGCCTGGCTGAGTCTCCGGCGGCATAAGCTGATTGCCGTCGTCACCTTCTTTCTGCTTCTGATCCCTGTGTCGATCGTTGGTCTGATGAAGAAACCGGTCTATGTGGCAAAAGCCACGGTCCTGATCAAGCAGAACAACTACGCGTCGTCGTCTCTGGCGAACCATCTGCACACGCCCCGGAGTCTCGGCATCCAGCTCGCCATTCTGAAAAGCCAGTACCTGGCCGGAAAGGTGATCGACAACCTGCCGGAGCGCACGATCAAGGACCTGGAAGAGAATGCCGAGTACACGGACTATCAGTCCAAGTTCATCAACGTGATCCGCACCACTCTCGGGAAGAGCCCGATCATCATGAACCCCCGCGAAAAAGCGGCGATGGAGCTCCGGAACGCCCGCATGGGGTTCCGGGGGGCGGGGTACGGAGGGATTATCGAGATCAGCGGCGAGTCCACCGATCCGCATGTGGCGCTGGACCTTGTGAACGGCTACATCGATTCGTTCAAGGACATCTCGAGCCATTTCGCACTCGAGCAGCAGGCCGACCTCGACAAGAGCCTGTCCCTTCAGATCCTGAATGCCCGAAGCCTTCTGAAGAAATCGGAGGAAGACCTTCTCGACTTTCAGAACCGGGCTGAAAAGAGAGGCGGGAAACATCATCGGGTGGATGTTTCCTCCTATCTTTCGCAGGAGTCGGACATGCTTTCCGCTCTCCGGATGCGCAAGGCCCAGCTTCTGCTGACGGAAACCCGGTCCCATCCGGATGTCGTCGCCGTGACCCAGGAGATCCGGGAAATCGAGAAAAAGGTCGGAAAGCTTCATTCGATCGCCAAGCCGGGAGATGGCTCGATGGGAGTGTCCGGTTCGGCCTGGGAATCGTTTCTGGAGTCGAACATCAAGATGGACAAGGATCTTCTGTCCGAGCTTGAACAGGAGCGCTCGTCCGCCCGGATCATCGCGGATTCGAACCTCGAGAACCTGATCGTGATCGATCCGCCCCTGTTGCCGGTGAAACCCCAGATGACCAAGGGGTTCAAGATCATTCTTGTGGGTGTGGCCGGAGCCCTGGGAGGGGCTGTCGCCGTCCCGTTCCTCCTGGTGTTTTTCCGCAAGCCCATCCAGGGGGAGACGAACTTGAAGAAGCTCTCGGGGGTGCCGAACTTTGCCAATATTCCGCGCCTGTCTTCCCGTCATATTCCGGAGAGGAACGGCGTCCGGGTTCCCCGGATCGACCAGATGGCCGACAAGGAGTCCGCGTGGATCTTCGAAAAAGAATTTGAGTCGATGTTCTTTCGTCTCAAGAAGACCCTGAAGCTTCAGAAAGGCCAGGTTCTTCTCATCACGAGTCCGGCTCCCGAGGACGGAAAGTCGGTGACGAGCCTGAATCTGGCACTCACCATGGCGCGCATGGGCCACCACACCACCCTGATGGATGCGGACACGATCCGCGGCCGGGTTCAGCAGAACCTCCGGTCCGTGAACCACTTCCAGGCGGAAGAGTTTCTTCCGGGCAACGACGAAGGGCCCCGCGTGATCGACTGGAACCAGGGAAACCTCGCGGTGATCACCCTGGAAAAGAGTCCGACGCGTTTCTGGATGGAGCATCCGGAACCCGTGCTTGCCAAGTGGTTTGAAATTCTCCGCTTTCAGTCCGACTTCATCCTGATCGACTCTCCGCCGATTCTGGCTTCGACGGATCTTCTGGGGATCTCCTCGCTTGTCGACGGGGTCCTGATCGTGGCGCGGAACAACGTGACCCAGGAGCGGGACTTTTTGCGGGTGGAGTCGGTTTTGAAGGAACACCATTTCGAGATCATGGGAACGGTCCTGAACGATTCGACCTCTCCCCATATCCAGTATTCCTATGGCTATACGCCCGAAAGCAAGAAAAAGCCCCGGGACTCCTCGAAGACGTCTTCAAAAACCAAGAAGAAAGGGATTTCAGGATAG
- a CDS encoding sigma-70 family RNA polymerase sigma factor, producing MKASLDPERWLGEYGDDLYRYALFALGRESDAEDAVQDTFLAAIKALETYSGKSSEKTWLFGILKHKIVDRMRQESRYRPLETTGLEEEFDAFLANGKWLHPPSDWGQPEKALENRQFHLAFSRCLKTLPPGLLRVFVLKVLEDLPMEEICRELEISPVNAGVRMHRARLSLRRCLEIHWFEKERSGRDKNRS from the coding sequence GTGAAGGCGTCTCTTGATCCCGAACGCTGGCTGGGGGAGTATGGGGACGATCTTTACCGGTATGCCCTGTTCGCCCTGGGCCGGGAGTCCGATGCCGAAGACGCGGTCCAGGACACTTTCCTGGCCGCCATCAAGGCTCTTGAAACCTACTCCGGCAAGTCATCAGAGAAGACCTGGCTCTTCGGCATCCTGAAGCACAAGATCGTGGACCGGATGCGCCAGGAATCCCGCTATCGGCCACTCGAAACCACCGGTCTGGAAGAAGAGTTCGACGCCTTCCTCGCAAACGGCAAATGGCTTCATCCTCCGTCCGACTGGGGGCAGCCGGAGAAAGCCCTGGAAAATCGCCAGTTTCACCTCGCCTTTTCACGATGTCTGAAAACATTGCCTCCCGGTCTTCTGCGCGTGTTCGTCCTGAAAGTGCTTGAGGATCTTCCGATGGAGGAAATCTGCCGGGAACTGGAGATTTCTCCCGTTAACGCGGGCGTCCGGATGCACCGGGCCCGCCTCTCCCTCCGACGCTGTCTCGAGATCCATTGGTTCGAAAAAGAGCGTTCGGGAAGAGACAAAAACCGGTCCTGA
- a CDS encoding glycosyltransferase family 2 protein, translated as MLLIVFALAVFLFLYPLVIYPPLIWALARLFPRPVKKSRPADLPTVTVIIPAHNEEAVIARKIENTLSLDYPKEKLEIIVASDGSTDRTVALARGFVDSSVFLLDFPVRRGKLSVLSDAVVRSRGDILLLTDASALLRPDALLLLVENFSDPQVGCVSGRYVIARDVTPHLDGRGESERGYFEFEVFQRRQESLFHSTLGAHGAGYALRRNLFPELPTGTINDDFVIPMLILSRGYRTVYEDRAVVAEAHLATTRGEFRRRIRISQGNFQQIRLLLPALGFKDLRALFIFFSHKVVRAFQPFYLLLILLLPPLLGGPVFRGFFALQAVFYLAGLAGFLVSRPGRLVSVPLYFLTGNAAILYGFFRQIRSGKSSFRPQWEKS; from the coding sequence ATGCTCCTGATCGTCTTCGCACTGGCCGTCTTTCTTTTTCTTTACCCGCTGGTGATCTACCCCCCCCTGATCTGGGCCCTCGCGCGTCTTTTTCCGCGTCCGGTGAAGAAATCTCGTCCGGCGGATCTTCCGACCGTGACGGTGATCATTCCCGCCCATAACGAAGAAGCGGTGATCGCCCGCAAGATCGAAAATACCCTGTCGCTCGACTATCCGAAGGAAAAACTGGAAATCATCGTCGCCTCCGACGGATCGACGGACCGGACTGTTGCCCTGGCCCGCGGATTCGTGGATTCTTCTGTGTTTCTGCTGGACTTTCCCGTCCGCCGGGGAAAGCTTTCGGTGTTGTCCGATGCCGTCGTCCGGTCCCGGGGAGACATCCTGCTCCTGACCGATGCGTCGGCCCTTTTGCGTCCGGATGCCCTTCTGTTGCTCGTCGAGAATTTTTCCGATCCCCAGGTGGGGTGTGTCTCCGGTCGCTATGTGATTGCCCGGGATGTGACGCCTCATCTCGACGGTCGGGGCGAGAGCGAGCGGGGATACTTCGAATTCGAAGTGTTTCAGCGTCGGCAGGAAAGCCTCTTTCATTCGACCCTCGGTGCTCATGGGGCGGGATATGCGCTGCGCCGGAATCTTTTCCCCGAACTCCCCACCGGCACCATCAACGACGATTTCGTCATTCCCATGTTGATCCTGTCCCGGGGATATCGCACCGTCTATGAAGACCGGGCGGTGGTGGCGGAAGCCCATCTTGCAACGACCCGGGGAGAGTTTCGCCGGAGGATCCGGATTTCCCAGGGCAATTTCCAGCAGATCAGACTCCTTCTTCCCGCGTTGGGGTTCAAGGATCTCCGGGCGCTCTTCATCTTTTTCTCCCATAAAGTGGTCCGCGCTTTCCAGCCCTTCTACCTTCTCCTGATCCTGCTTCTGCCCCCCTTGCTCGGAGGGCCGGTTTTCCGGGGCTTTTTCGCGCTTCAGGCGGTCTTCTATCTGGCCGGTCTGGCGGGATTTCTTGTCTCCCGTCCGGGACGCCTTGTGTCCGTCCCGCTGTATTTTCTGACAGGAAATGCCGCCATTCTCTATGGGTTCTTCCGCCAGATCCGATCCGGAAAGTCTTCTTTCCGGCCCCAGTGGGAGAAATCATGA
- a CDS encoding TIGR03013 family XrtA/PEP-CTERM system glycosyltransferase, protein MIRIFNHYVSVSVLLVLLGDALFASLAVAGIFTFVLGPQNGALAGRGIAVGAVWVVLSAFLFFQAGLYDTLNFEDERTNLIRILSAFVILGGLGFLVMIAFPVFRMGWKEALLLTGLTLCGILAWRRFVVLRLPFLGWKRRTLILGTFQIGRIFEELNKFRHNIRIHGVVDAQKLKEFDLVGYALEHRIHSIVISLKDRRGTLPIHNILACKMHGIDVMEWATFYEKNTNKIDIMNINPSHLILGDGFQRNRLTIIIKGLMDRVLAFLGLLLFLPVGLVIALLIRLESPGPVFYSQERVGLNGRPFRILKFRSMVADAEKGLAPQWASQNDPRITRIGAFLRKTRLDEVPQLINILKGEMSFVGPRPERPFFVAELEKSIPFYQLRHVTKPGLSGWAQIRYRYGATVEDAAKKLEYDLYYIKNLSIFLDLMIFLETIQVILFGKGSR, encoded by the coding sequence ATGATCCGGATTTTCAACCACTACGTTTCCGTCAGCGTCTTGCTGGTTCTTCTGGGGGACGCTCTGTTTGCCAGTCTTGCCGTGGCGGGGATCTTCACCTTCGTTCTCGGCCCTCAAAACGGGGCGCTCGCGGGCAGGGGAATCGCAGTGGGTGCGGTCTGGGTGGTCCTGTCGGCCTTTCTCTTTTTCCAGGCCGGGCTCTACGATACCCTGAACTTCGAAGACGAACGGACGAACCTGATCCGGATTCTGTCCGCCTTCGTCATCCTCGGGGGACTCGGATTCCTGGTGATGATCGCCTTTCCAGTGTTTCGCATGGGATGGAAGGAAGCGCTTCTTCTGACCGGCCTCACACTCTGCGGAATCCTCGCGTGGCGCCGGTTCGTCGTTCTTCGTCTGCCCTTTCTGGGGTGGAAGCGCAGGACTCTGATCCTGGGGACGTTCCAGATCGGCCGGATTTTTGAGGAGCTGAACAAATTCCGCCACAACATCCGGATCCATGGTGTGGTGGATGCCCAGAAACTCAAGGAATTCGATCTGGTGGGCTACGCGCTCGAACACCGGATCCATTCCATTGTGATTTCTCTCAAGGACCGGCGGGGAACGCTCCCGATCCACAATATCCTGGCCTGCAAGATGCACGGGATCGATGTCATGGAGTGGGCCACGTTTTACGAAAAGAATACGAACAAGATCGATATCATGAATATCAATCCGAGCCATCTGATTCTCGGGGACGGTTTTCAGCGAAATCGTCTCACGATCATCATCAAAGGGCTGATGGACCGGGTCCTGGCCTTTCTGGGACTGCTCCTTTTTCTGCCGGTCGGTCTCGTGATCGCCCTTCTGATCCGTCTCGAATCTCCCGGTCCGGTGTTTTACAGCCAGGAGCGGGTGGGGCTGAACGGCCGTCCGTTCCGGATTTTGAAATTCCGGTCGATGGTGGCCGATGCGGAGAAAGGACTCGCCCCCCAGTGGGCCTCCCAGAACGATCCCCGCATCACCCGGATCGGGGCTTTTCTCCGGAAGACGCGCCTCGACGAAGTGCCCCAGCTGATCAATATTCTGAAAGGGGAGATGAGTTTTGTGGGCCCCCGTCCCGAAAGACCCTTCTTTGTGGCGGAGCTCGAAAAATCGATTCCTTTCTACCAGCTCCGGCACGTGACCAAGCCGGGGCTGTCCGGATGGGCCCAGATCCGCTACCGTTACGGCGCCACCGTCGAGGACGCGGCCAAAAAGCTCGAATACGACCTTTACTACATCAAGAACCTGTCCATCTTTCTCGACCTGATGATTTTTCTGGAGACGATCCAGGTCATCCTGTTCGGAAAAGGAAGTCGCTAA
- a CDS encoding alkaline phosphatase family protein, protein MKPRVVLLGLGGLSMESLQKLSGAGWLPNLSDLCARRAIFPMEGPAPPFADAEWSTLLSGADPGRTGFLDGWRKRPGSYFPEKANVQTLERRSEKSMLSFSDDDAVFLDVPLVGLLPDAQERQDAVRIVRKSRRGLWSEELFVSPFSPAEVPPDSGSGKYLSGDRALIDRLTQKTILEGLALSRILEKEAPRLVVSGFSALDRIVSRFYQDIRLLCQGFDRPLLGEPLRLFFRVLDEAVGQVFHRACSGMIVLAVSGHGYVPLRKSLSLNAFLLSRKDLFLKEKGPADFFLRKMVSPVVRRLGLRREPVRRLLEGVSLGRVIDRAGEPFSSEIGHIDWSRTRAFSLTRTGIHLNVRGSEPRGILSPGGEERALGEEIIQELKRLLDPETRQPVIRDVRWREELFDGPRTRDLPHLIVSEWDTSYGIRDWRSLAFGGAVFSEPENRSGSPVSSGFLCLSDPSAVSPVSGKLKIEQIAPFVRRILDSPGKDSPIKPAFSRVYPKEA, encoded by the coding sequence ATGAAGCCCCGCGTTGTTCTTCTGGGTCTCGGCGGTCTGTCGATGGAAAGTCTCCAGAAACTTTCCGGAGCCGGATGGCTTCCCAACCTTTCGGATCTCTGCGCGCGCCGGGCGATTTTTCCCATGGAAGGCCCGGCACCGCCGTTTGCCGATGCCGAATGGTCGACGCTCCTTTCCGGCGCGGATCCAGGCAGAACGGGCTTTCTGGACGGATGGAGAAAAAGGCCGGGCTCCTATTTCCCGGAGAAAGCCAATGTTCAGACCCTTGAACGACGTTCGGAAAAGTCGATGCTCTCTTTTTCAGACGATGATGCGGTTTTTCTGGACGTTCCCCTGGTCGGTCTTTTGCCGGACGCGCAAGAGCGACAGGACGCCGTCCGGATTGTCCGGAAAAGCCGGCGGGGACTCTGGTCCGAAGAGCTCTTTGTCTCGCCTTTTTCTCCCGCGGAAGTTCCCCCGGATTCCGGATCCGGAAAATACCTCTCCGGAGACCGGGCCCTGATCGACCGTCTGACCCAAAAAACGATTCTGGAAGGTCTGGCCCTTTCCCGGATCCTTGAAAAGGAGGCCCCCCGGCTGGTGGTGTCCGGATTTTCCGCCCTCGACCGGATTGTCTCCCGGTTCTATCAGGATATCCGCCTTTTGTGCCAGGGCTTTGACCGCCCTCTTCTCGGGGAGCCTCTCCGTCTCTTTTTCCGTGTTCTCGACGAGGCCGTGGGGCAGGTCTTTCACCGGGCATGCTCCGGGATGATCGTCCTGGCGGTCAGCGGACATGGCTATGTTCCTCTCCGGAAATCCTTGAGTCTCAACGCATTTCTCCTTTCCCGGAAAGATCTCTTCCTGAAAGAAAAGGGACCCGCGGATTTTTTTCTTCGCAAGATGGTTTCTCCTGTGGTCCGCAGGCTCGGACTCCGGCGGGAGCCCGTCCGCCGCTTGCTCGAGGGGGTTTCCCTGGGACGCGTGATCGACCGGGCCGGGGAACCCTTCAGTTCCGAAATCGGGCATATCGACTGGAGCCGGACCCGGGCGTTTTCCCTGACCCGGACCGGTATCCATCTGAATGTCCGGGGAAGCGAACCCCGCGGAATCCTCTCCCCCGGAGGGGAAGAACGAGCTCTCGGGGAGGAGATCATCCAGGAACTCAAACGTCTGCTGGACCCGGAGACGCGTCAACCCGTGATTCGGGATGTGCGCTGGCGGGAGGAGCTTTTCGACGGTCCCCGCACCCGGGATCTTCCCCATCTGATCGTCTCCGAATGGGATACCTCCTACGGCATCCGGGACTGGCGGTCTTTGGCTTTCGGGGGAGCAGTCTTTTCGGAACCGGAAAACCGGAGCGGATCGCCTGTGTCCTCCGGGTTCCTCTGTCTGTCGGACCCTTCCGCCGTTTCTCCGGTCTCCGGGAAGCTGAAAATCGAACAGATCGCCCCGTTTGTCCGGAGGATCCTTGATTCGCCCGGAAAGGACTCTCCGATCAAGCCGGCTTTTTCCCGCGTCTACCCGAAAGAAGCCTGA
- a CDS encoding type II toxin-antitoxin system Phd/YefM family antitoxin — MAQFNIADAKAHFSELVQKALLGEDVVIARDNKPLLRLVPLHVAGSPRKTGSAQGQVWLSEDFDTTPEDFEDYVR; from the coding sequence ATGGCACAGTTCAATATTGCGGACGCCAAGGCGCATTTTTCGGAGCTGGTTCAGAAAGCGCTTCTCGGTGAAGACGTGGTCATCGCCAGGGACAACAAGCCTCTCCTGCGTTTAGTCCCCCTGCACGTCGCCGGAAGTCCCCGAAAGACGGGAAGCGCGCAGGGTCAGGTGTGGCTGTCGGAAGACTTTGACACAACTCCGGAAGACTTCGAAGACTATGTGAGATGA
- a CDS encoding MerC domain-containing protein — protein sequence MGHKNGDPDLLDRKATGSGGTAAGLGAAFVTLVAVACCAGIPAFLSFVGAIGLGVLLKKHLLFPLMVASLLLGTWGAWRSYKLHQNPLVLAGYLVSAGSIPLGMKLWHPLMYAGLVLLLFLTGADLVRSLKGPAVCENRREDGMHGNPGGRPS from the coding sequence ATGGGTCACAAAAACGGAGATCCGGATCTTTTGGATAGAAAGGCGACAGGAAGCGGCGGAACGGCGGCCGGACTCGGGGCGGCCTTCGTCACATTGGTAGCGGTGGCCTGCTGTGCGGGGATTCCCGCCTTTCTCTCGTTTGTCGGTGCCATCGGTCTGGGAGTTCTTCTCAAAAAGCATCTGCTTTTCCCCCTGATGGTCGCGTCCCTTCTTCTGGGGACATGGGGAGCGTGGCGCTCCTATAAACTCCATCAAAACCCCCTGGTCCTGGCGGGTTATCTGGTCAGTGCCGGGAGCATTCCCCTGGGAATGAAGCTCTGGCATCCGCTCATGTATGCGGGCCTGGTCCTCCTCCTTTTCCTGACGGGAGCGGACCTGGTCCGGTCCTTAAAAGGACCGGCCGTCTGCGAAAACCGGCGGGAAGACGGTATGCACGGGAATCCGGGAGGCAGGCCGTCCTGA